In Ammoniphilus sp. CFH 90114, a genomic segment contains:
- a CDS encoding tripartite tricarboxylate transporter permease, whose amino-acid sequence MELIVAAFQHFFTWDNLILIPIGIIIGQVLGAIPGMSSMMAISVAIPFTYSLSPVAAVTLLMSFYKGALAGGSISAILLGTPGTVSAAATVMDGYPLAQQGKAGKALQTAQISSAFGSLFADILLLTLTGFMAQIALLLASPELLLIVMFALMTVGAFTAGNKIRGILSALIGIGLSLIGPDPTTGLPRYSFGIYELEESLPVIPVLLGLLALSEILYSVYKKQMQSKQGHLPPPQTKEDSRMTWQDFKNCFPTIVQSSAIGSFIGMMPGLGPSIGGFLSHREARRTAKQPEKLGKGAVEGVAAAEAGNNSVSGSNLIPMLSFGIPGDAEAALVMGALMLHGIYPGPQLFENNGPMVYGLFFSLIFSDLVLIIIGLWIIRYIAIPLTKIPTRWLYPLILVLMLYGTYGTSQNLFDLWLLVVFGIIGFLLRLFHFSIPALVIGFILGNQLEGWLQRTVIMAGDNPFELLLRPGIIVILGIFLVGYVMMKLVGKKVDQSIAS is encoded by the coding sequence GTGGAACTCATTGTAGCAGCATTTCAGCATTTTTTCACATGGGATAATCTCATCCTGATTCCGATAGGGATCATCATTGGTCAAGTCCTAGGGGCGATTCCAGGGATGAGTTCCATGATGGCCATATCCGTGGCAATTCCGTTCACGTATTCCCTTTCTCCCGTGGCAGCCGTTACTTTACTCATGAGCTTTTACAAAGGAGCCTTAGCTGGCGGATCGATTTCCGCCATTCTGTTGGGGACACCGGGAACCGTTTCTGCAGCCGCTACAGTCATGGATGGATATCCGTTAGCGCAACAGGGAAAAGCTGGGAAAGCACTGCAAACAGCTCAAATTTCATCTGCTTTCGGCTCGCTTTTTGCGGATATTCTCCTGTTAACCTTAACCGGCTTCATGGCCCAGATTGCCTTGCTTTTGGCTTCTCCTGAATTGTTGTTAATCGTGATGTTCGCTTTAATGACGGTAGGGGCGTTTACCGCTGGCAATAAAATTCGCGGGATTCTTTCAGCCTTAATCGGGATCGGCCTGTCTCTTATAGGTCCCGATCCCACAACGGGTCTTCCACGGTATAGTTTCGGAATTTATGAGCTTGAAGAGTCCTTGCCTGTGATTCCTGTTTTACTGGGGTTATTAGCTTTATCTGAGATTTTATACAGTGTTTATAAGAAACAAATGCAATCTAAACAAGGACATTTGCCTCCTCCTCAGACGAAAGAAGATTCACGGATGACTTGGCAAGATTTCAAAAATTGTTTCCCTACGATTGTACAATCGAGCGCAATAGGTTCCTTTATTGGCATGATGCCGGGGTTGGGGCCTAGTATTGGAGGGTTTCTGTCGCATCGGGAAGCTAGAAGAACAGCTAAACAGCCCGAGAAGTTAGGGAAAGGGGCAGTCGAAGGCGTGGCCGCTGCGGAAGCCGGAAATAATTCCGTGTCGGGCTCTAATTTGATCCCAATGCTCAGTTTTGGTATCCCGGGAGATGCGGAGGCCGCGTTAGTGATGGGAGCCCTCATGCTTCACGGGATCTATCCCGGCCCTCAGCTCTTCGAAAACAATGGTCCGATGGTTTATGGACTGTTCTTTAGTTTGATCTTTTCTGACTTGGTTTTAATAATTATTGGACTATGGATTATCCGTTACATTGCCATACCGCTCACAAAGATTCCTACAAGATGGTTGTATCCTCTTATACTGGTTTTAATGTTGTATGGAACGTACGGTACTTCTCAGAACCTGTTTGATCTTTGGTTACTTGTTGTTTTTGGGATTATAGGTTTCCTGCTGAGGCTATTCCACTTTTCGATCCCAGCCCTTGTGATTGGTTTTATCTTAGGAAATCAATTAGAGGGATGGCTTCAGAGAACGGTAATTATGGCAGGAGACAATCCTTTTGAGTTGTTGCTTCGTCCAGGTATCATCGTGATTTTGGGAATCTTCTTGGTTGGGTATGTCATGATGAAACTAGTGGGCAAGAAGGTGGATCAGTCCATTGCATCATAA
- a CDS encoding LytS/YhcK type 5TM receptor domain-containing protein: protein MAGTANLILNILFALFPLLFLLCSKDLLHSVRKLGLGVVCSLSIVLCMLNPFHIIPGYILDLRTIPLLIAILYGGYISGALASSTLYLFRFYLGGEGVWNVLIVYGAVIVLLFLLVPIYQEWNEGKKVISSTYIALMTSLLVVINTHFREGLPLDVLNTLTVYVVLHGFTAFIAIASMEAWRARDKEGRRVYV, encoded by the coding sequence ATGGCAGGTACGGCCAATTTAATACTAAATATTTTGTTTGCTCTGTTCCCGTTACTGTTTCTTCTATGTTCAAAGGATTTACTACATTCCGTACGAAAGTTGGGATTGGGAGTGGTTTGCTCTCTCTCTATTGTTCTTTGTATGCTCAATCCCTTTCATATTATTCCTGGCTATATATTGGATCTTCGAACCATTCCTCTCCTGATTGCCATTCTATATGGCGGATATATATCGGGAGCCCTGGCGAGCTCAACCTTGTATCTGTTCCGATTTTATCTCGGAGGTGAAGGGGTCTGGAATGTCCTCATTGTATATGGCGCTGTCATCGTCTTATTGTTCCTTCTCGTTCCTATCTATCAAGAATGGAATGAAGGAAAGAAGGTTATCAGCAGCACGTATATTGCCCTTATGACCTCTCTACTGGTAGTGATCAATACACATTTTCGAGAAGGGTTGCCTCTTGATGTATTAAATACTCTTACGGTATACGTTGTTCTTCACGGGTTCACCGCTTTTATCGCGATTGCTTCTATGGAAGCTTGGAGGGCAAGGGATAAGGAAGGACGCCGCGTCTACGTCTAA
- a CDS encoding asparagine synthase — protein sequence MQIREGLVPTVLGTVVTGTGYALRGVNPALGAAVMGFGLAHVVLGGIDLVEHHAEPTDLDFEKLLNLK from the coding sequence ATGCAAATTCGCGAAGGATTAGTTCCTACCGTATTAGGTACCGTTGTCACAGGAACCGGTTATGCACTGCGTGGAGTCAACCCCGCTCTAGGGGCAGCCGTGATGGGATTTGGACTTGCTCACGTGGTACTCGGGGGTATTGATCTCGTTGAACATCATGCGGAACCTACCGACTTAGACTTTGAAAAGTTATTAAACTTAAAGTAG
- a CDS encoding aminoacyl-tRNA hydrolase, with protein MNPSQELVQYYVVNEDLSMSKGKIASQVAHAATIMTLHCLINREQYHNVFESWLKIGQKKVVLGAAEKQLHQLIEEGFLFIRDGGRTEVPEGSVTVVVLPPMEKAQARKFIGSLKVL; from the coding sequence ATGAACCCTAGTCAAGAACTTGTTCAATACTATGTTGTTAATGAAGACCTGTCTATGTCCAAAGGAAAGATCGCCTCGCAAGTGGCTCATGCCGCTACGATAATGACTCTACATTGTCTGATTAATAGAGAACAATACCACAATGTATTTGAGTCTTGGTTAAAGATAGGGCAAAAGAAGGTTGTGCTAGGAGCTGCCGAAAAACAACTGCATCAGTTGATAGAGGAGGGCTTTCTTTTCATCCGCGACGGAGGGCGCACCGAGGTTCCTGAAGGCTCCGTAACGGTTGTAGTTTTGCCACCTATGGAAAAAGCACAAGCAAGAAAATTTATTGGTAGCTTGAAAGTGTTGTAG
- a CDS encoding O-antigen ligase translates to MNIVLSLIVYSPYFAVLAVLFITYLYIKKGNWSLRHPWTNGLLLLFIWSVFVGFANDQGMYVTSSLFLLGYFFLSLYLQDQYQREEVIERLLLSLFFLSLGSAFIALLDKIGIITYEPAWWKLLLGTRSIADIGDYQNYRVSGTFNNPNLAGTWYAIMVLIGYYFFQRKIGITKWVYAISTLAFAFTLLITESRGAVIGLFLGFVIFAYYSGHKRKMLFLTFLLLGLVALMLHQPDWFPRGEILFSSIRDRQEIWLSTFEMFQKKPVTGWGLLGIYLADRTVYDYLRVFHAHNILLTLATTLGVVGLFVFFYMMWSLLQEIRVLFQANCRLTPLLSGMQAMILGQGVFDFTIMSPQICVLFIGSAAMIGGLARTYRQITGSSVLWGQREFKKV, encoded by the coding sequence ATGAATATTGTTTTAAGTCTCATTGTTTACTCGCCTTATTTTGCCGTGCTGGCCGTTCTCTTTATAACCTATCTATACATAAAGAAAGGGAACTGGTCTTTGCGTCATCCATGGACGAATGGGTTACTGCTCCTATTTATCTGGTCTGTTTTCGTTGGGTTTGCGAATGATCAGGGAATGTATGTTACCTCATCCTTATTCCTCTTGGGGTATTTTTTCTTAAGTTTATATCTACAAGATCAATACCAAAGGGAAGAAGTGATTGAAAGACTATTATTATCGTTATTTTTCTTGTCTCTGGGGTCAGCTTTTATTGCCTTATTAGATAAAATCGGGATCATTACGTATGAACCGGCTTGGTGGAAATTATTGCTAGGTACGCGAAGTATTGCAGACATTGGTGATTACCAAAATTATAGGGTATCGGGAACGTTTAACAACCCGAATCTCGCAGGAACATGGTATGCTATTATGGTTTTAATAGGGTATTATTTTTTTCAGAGAAAAATCGGAATCACGAAATGGGTATATGCTATAAGTACGTTGGCCTTTGCTTTCACTCTTCTGATCACAGAATCTCGAGGTGCCGTGATTGGTCTTTTCCTTGGATTTGTGATATTCGCCTATTATTCTGGTCATAAGAGAAAAATGCTTTTCCTTACATTTCTCTTGTTAGGCCTTGTTGCCTTAATGCTGCACCAACCAGATTGGTTTCCAAGAGGAGAAATCCTGTTTTCATCCATTCGTGACCGTCAGGAGATCTGGCTCAGTACGTTTGAGATGTTTCAGAAAAAACCTGTAACCGGATGGGGCCTCTTAGGGATTTATTTGGCTGACCGTACGGTCTACGATTATCTGCGCGTATTTCATGCACACAACATCCTTCTTACATTAGCTACAACTCTAGGGGTTGTTGGATTGTTTGTCTTCTTTTATATGATGTGGTCTTTGTTGCAAGAGATCCGGGTCTTGTTTCAGGCGAACTGCAGATTAACTCCCTTGTTAAGCGGAATGCAAGCAATGATCTTGGGGCAGGGTGTTTTTGATTTTACGATTATGAGTCCACAAATTTGCGTACTCTTTATTGGGTCAGCAGCCATGATCGGTGGATTGGCTAGAACCTACAGGCAAATTACAGGAAGCTCTGTTTTATGGGGACAAAGAGAGTTTAAGAAGGTGTAG
- a CDS encoding MBL fold metallo-hydrolase — MIILTTVILVILTGYLFLTYYPAFGGRGFKERMKRSVNYSNGKFVNMVPTPMEMNAGTMVSLVRDYIKGNPNRRPKQLIPMKKPAILLTNPDKHQPTITWLGHSAFILEINGKRLLLDPMLGMAPSPLPSIGGKRYSEKPPVEVEDIPPIDAVLLSHDHYDHLDYGTILKLKPKVRTFITPLGVGAHLERWGVDPSKIIELDWWEEWEFEGILLACTPARHFSGRSIGDRNTTLWCSWVIEFPQARLYFSGDSGYGPHFKEIGERYGPFDLTMMECGQYDERWRNIHMMPEETVQAHLDVKGRVLIPIHWGAFTLSLHDWTDPIERVSQAAKEKGAVLSTPPMGETIPIYSARYSQSRWWVSTDYPLKEKQLIEGN; from the coding sequence ATGATTATTCTGACTACTGTAATCTTGGTCATTCTGACTGGCTATCTCTTTTTGACCTATTATCCAGCCTTTGGCGGAAGGGGGTTTAAGGAGAGGATGAAGCGTTCAGTGAATTATTCGAACGGAAAGTTCGTGAATATGGTTCCGACTCCGATGGAGATGAACGCGGGAACAATGGTTAGTTTAGTGAGAGACTATATAAAAGGAAATCCTAATCGCCGGCCGAAACAATTGATTCCTATGAAGAAGCCCGCGATTCTCTTAACTAACCCGGATAAACATCAACCTACCATCACTTGGCTGGGTCATTCCGCTTTTATACTAGAGATCAATGGGAAGAGATTATTGCTAGATCCTATGCTCGGTATGGCCCCTTCGCCTCTTCCCTCGATTGGAGGGAAGAGATATAGTGAAAAACCTCCGGTTGAGGTGGAAGATATCCCGCCCATCGATGCAGTCCTCTTGTCTCACGATCACTATGACCATTTAGACTATGGCACAATCTTAAAACTAAAACCAAAGGTCAGAACCTTTATTACTCCTCTCGGAGTTGGAGCACACCTTGAGCGTTGGGGAGTTGATCCGTCCAAGATTATTGAACTTGATTGGTGGGAGGAATGGGAGTTTGAAGGGATCCTGCTGGCCTGCACACCAGCTCGCCATTTTTCCGGCCGAAGTATAGGGGACCGTAATACTACGCTTTGGTGCTCGTGGGTCATCGAGTTTCCCCAAGCCAGGCTTTACTTTAGCGGGGACAGTGGATATGGGCCACATTTCAAGGAGATCGGGGAACGGTATGGTCCCTTTGATCTTACCATGATGGAATGCGGACAGTATGACGAGCGATGGAGAAATATCCATATGATGCCGGAAGAAACGGTTCAAGCTCACCTAGATGTTAAGGGAAGAGTCCTAATCCCTATCCATTGGGGCGCTTTTACCTTGTCCTTACATGATTGGACAGATCCGATTGAACGCGTAAGCCAAGCGGCGAAGGAGAAGGGAGCGGTGCTTTCCACTCCTCCAATGGGAGAAACCATTCCCATTTATTCTGCTCGTTACTCACAGTCTCGTTGGTGGGTTTCGACGGATTATCCTTTAAAAGAAAAACAACTTATAGAGGGGAATTGA
- a CDS encoding MarR family winged helix-turn-helix transcriptional regulator → MNNDKKLDLQDIQQMFTALTKKGAYEWNQLNQTDLYITHVLILQLLEEKGRQRPTILAEELQITTGGITGLTNKLVKEGLIRRSMSEQDRRVIFLEITDQGKEVLTKVIKQKENLTEKLFGSLTDTDVKELKRILQLLLKSS, encoded by the coding sequence ATGAATAACGATAAAAAATTGGATCTGCAGGATATACAGCAAATGTTCACGGCCCTAACGAAGAAGGGGGCGTATGAGTGGAATCAGCTAAATCAAACGGATTTATATATTACTCATGTTTTAATATTGCAATTGTTAGAGGAGAAAGGTCGACAACGTCCAACAATCCTTGCAGAAGAACTGCAAATTACAACGGGAGGAATAACCGGTTTAACCAATAAGCTGGTAAAAGAAGGCCTAATTCGAAGAAGCATGAGCGAACAGGATCGAAGAGTGATCTTCCTAGAGATTACGGATCAGGGAAAAGAGGTATTAACAAAGGTGATCAAGCAGAAAGAGAATTTGACGGAAAAGCTTTTTGGAAGCCTGACTGATACAGATGTAAAAGAGTTAAAAAGAATTCTTCAACTACTTTTAAAAAGCTCATAA
- a CDS encoding nitronate monooxygenase family protein, whose protein sequence is MKNRICELLDIRYPIIEGGLAYVGNGALAAAVSNGGGFGVVGSAGRSPEDFREQIRLAAKLTDKPFGVNLPISEHSNQEPYIQAILDHAQQLKAVSISAGNPKPLIPLFQEAGLKVMVYIASVKHAKKAEQLGADLVIAEGFEAGGHNSPLELTLFALIPQVSQAVNIPVVAAGGIANGRGMAAAMMLGAEGIQMGTRFVATRECQAHDNYKKLLVDATDDSTLVMARSIGNVFRVARSPFAEKVVEYEKTGPTVQELLPYIKGSNNRIAAIEGKMQEGWVNCGQSAGMIESIESAADIVQKVAKEAIDVLNTTRLHFNL, encoded by the coding sequence GTGAAAAATCGTATTTGTGAGTTACTAGACATTCGATATCCGATTATTGAAGGGGGTCTAGCTTATGTAGGTAACGGGGCTTTGGCAGCAGCGGTATCAAATGGGGGAGGATTCGGTGTGGTTGGTTCGGCTGGCAGGTCTCCGGAGGACTTTCGGGAACAAATTCGCCTTGCAGCTAAATTAACGGATAAGCCGTTTGGTGTCAACCTGCCCATCAGTGAGCACTCCAACCAGGAGCCATATATCCAGGCCATTCTGGACCATGCCCAACAGTTAAAAGCCGTAAGTATTTCTGCAGGCAACCCCAAACCACTCATTCCCTTATTTCAAGAAGCTGGTCTTAAAGTCATGGTGTATATTGCCTCCGTTAAACATGCAAAGAAGGCAGAACAGTTAGGTGCCGACCTTGTGATTGCTGAAGGGTTTGAAGCGGGAGGACATAACAGCCCGTTGGAGCTGACGTTATTTGCCCTGATCCCGCAGGTTTCTCAAGCTGTGAACATTCCGGTTGTTGCGGCCGGTGGTATAGCGAACGGACGCGGGATGGCAGCAGCCATGATGCTTGGAGCAGAAGGCATACAAATGGGCACTCGTTTCGTCGCCACTAGGGAATGTCAAGCCCACGACAACTACAAAAAGCTACTCGTAGATGCAACGGATGACAGCACCTTGGTCATGGCTCGCAGTATCGGGAACGTGTTCCGTGTAGCCAGATCTCCTTTTGCCGAGAAGGTTGTGGAATATGAGAAAACAGGCCCGACCGTTCAAGAGCTGTTACCGTATATTAAAGGCTCAAACAACAGAATTGCCGCTATTGAAGGCAAGATGCAAGAAGGATGGGTCAACTGCGGGCAGTCCGCAGGCATGATTGAATCGATTGAAAGTGCCGCAGATATTGTACAGAAAGTGGCCAAAGAAGCGATCGATGTATTGAATACCACTCGACTTCATTTTAACTTGTAG